One Ictalurus furcatus strain D&B chromosome 7, Billie_1.0, whole genome shotgun sequence genomic window, ttttagcgccaaaagtcaagtttctggtgatgatcagaccagcaggtagtgttttcacgaatgcacagaaatggtcccgttatgactccagacccctgcagtgtcagtcgcactggttgatgctgaagatgaagacggatcagggtctgaatcaggagagtttgcgtctctatcggtttcggtttcaacatcgcctgaactttcactgctgtcactatctagaatcctcgctctcggctgtgtaactgtgtgtgttttcttttttttcactgttttagatgtacctgtgttcactgtaggtgtaattttagctggaacacgattagcttttcgctttggcatttttagttcacttctactagtacaccaatattcacgcttggatcagcttcatcgtaatgacggcgtaataacgtaatcacgtcgtgacgtcatcaaccttcccggtcaaaaagtaataattaaataagtaaggaatcatagcagagtaatgccagTACActggccttacggggataacgtttacactgtaaatcctctatatcggccttaaGGGGATTTgacatagacgaccaagccggtatatcgtccttacgggaatggatcaaagacgggcaagccggttttccggccatacggggtaagagggttaaacaCTGATTAAATTGAGCAACCGTTTAAgttgaagtaaatgtaaattgtcAGGGAATTTGCGTAAGTGCAgtatatcgatatcgtgataaatgatatCGAATACCATTTTTCCgagatatcgttggtacggtgatttgttttttaaaacatttttaatacaaccccaatttaaaaaaatttgggacgctgtgtaaaatgtaaatatataaacggAACGCAATGATTTGCATCTCGTAAACCTGTATGTTGTTCACAATAGAACGTAAACACATCAAATTTTGATATGACGTATATAGTTTTGAATTCAGTGGCCGCAagacgtctcaaaaaagttgggatgtgtttgtttttgggggggggtttgtttttgtactgttttgcagatggtttgttagctaaatcgtgtatcgtagaaatctTCTCAAGTATCGTGATGTGATATATTTGTCATATCGTGCAGCCCTGAAGTGCAGTCTGTTTTTAGAGCAGTACTCATGCACAGGGTCTGTATTTGAATACTCGATGTCACGTATTGCAAATATAGCTCCGCCCACTTTTAATCAGGAATAAGTAGAGGTCAGAGGGATTCGGTTTTGCAGTTCAGAACATGCTGTATATAGAACAGTGAGGCACGAATGGTTTAAAACAGGATGAGTGCGACGTGTATTGAAATCCAGGCGTAGTTAAAGCAGAGCTATGCttcccaccccacccccctttccctttttttttttttttttttttttttttttttaattttaaactgTGGCAGTATAAAACGCTATCAGTTTCCCAGCATGTCGCTGCCATTTGTCAAGGAAATGAAGCTTGAAATGAACTCCAGCATGTTGAGTGGGGAACTCGATTATGTCACCCACTGAAGGCCAAAGCATTTAGGCTCCCTACCTGTGAGACACGGAACAGCAGTCACGGCACCGAGCGTCTGCTGTTTATTTGGATGAAACGCAGACGGAGTGTGTTTAAGGCACACAGATGGCTCTTACCTAGATTAGGCCCGTGCTGATAGTGTGTTATATAATACGATGTGATGTTCTACAAGAACACTCTGTAATAGGCTGCCTGGagcttttttatgtttgtatttgtgcTTCTAAGATAAGCACAGCTGTCCTATTTCGGACAAATGAGATGTCCAAGATGAATCGTGAtccagtgatgatgatgatgatgatggtccaTGGCAGTGTAGATGCTTTTGAGCATTGAGGGGACAACGAACCATTAATCACGATTCATGGCAGTATGGCTGCATTGAACATCAAAAGAATCATGATTCTTCTGATAGCAGCATGAGTGGATCTGAGCATCAAACGAATCATGATTCAGTGGTCATTGTTTGAAGCAGTGCGCACGCTTTGAGTGTTGGCTAAATTACGATTCGGTGTAAACGATTTGCGGCGACGTGGATGCTTTGAGCATAGTGTGAATTGTGATTCCTGGGTTCAACCAAATGACAATtcagtgattgattgatttatttatttatttaaaataaattatttttaaccccgaccccccccccccgcccggATTAATTTCATGGCCGTGTGAACACTTTGAGCATTAACAAATTGTGATTCTTTTGAACCGGATTAGTGGCGGCGTAAATGCTTTTTAGCCTGCACCAAATCCCGtgtttcccccccaaaaaaagtgaGTGAATGATTCAAATCACTGAAATTTATTCCTTTTTCATGACTAATCGAATCAAAAATTGCTTTTGCGTCCGTTAGAGTTAGAAACCAGTGAATCGTGTGTCAAAACAACCCGCCCGAAGTTGAATCCGATACTGCGTGGGGAAGCGGTTGATCTTTTTGTATGACATTCATTGATGCAGTTTAATACAGACGCATCAAAATCTCATTCTCTGCCTCCGTAAATGCCCAGAGAACTCCTTAATATTTTTGTCCTACGCTGTTGctgattctgttttgttttctttcttctgtaaAGGATCCGACGATTCGGAACAAACAGCCAGTGCCTGCGGCGTACAACAGATACGATCAGGAGAGGTTCAAAGGGAAAGAGGGTGAGTTctacacacactgacctggTTTTCTTAGAGTTTAAAAGCTCTAAGAAGCTCTAAAGTTTCTTAGAGctttctctagagtttatacagaatggtgcaaaaaacaaaaaacatcaagcgagcgacagttctgtgggtggaaacgcttACAGGTGCTTGCttgtgttcgtttgtttgtttgtttgttttagtagaAGTGTTGTTCCTTATTGGATGCTGTTTTTCTCACAGAAACGGAGGGATTCAAGATCGACACGATGGGAACCTACCACGGCATGACGCTGAAATCTGTGACGGTAAGACTCccagagttattttttttttcttctttcctttgtgTGTCATTGCAcgacatttgtttgtttttgtttgttttttgagtgGCTGTGAAATCAGAATATGTATATTCTTCTTTCTCGGGCAGCGTCACttgcatgtttttgtcttttttgttcttgttacGATTGTAAACTTGATGAAGGGTAAGTGCTAAATTATTCTTTTGGTCCGTGTCATTTAAAATGAGCgtttaaagggtttttttttttcttagcctGCTGTTAAAATGCTCCGCCTTTTCCCCAGATGCTTCTAAATAGTGATTTAATATTAACGTAATATTATTTAAAGTGCTTTctgtttaattaaagaacagTTCAGACACCATTCGTGGGTCAGTCATGGCCTGGTTGGAATGGTTTAATTGTTATAATCAAATCCTAGGGGGAAATATAACAGTAATGGGCATTTTTATGGGAGGAAGACTTATTTAGGATTGTTGTGGGGTTAATTCTTATTTATTGGGGTTCTTTctgaattattttggatttatctgGGTTTTTGTGTATCTGGATTTATTTAAGGTTATTTTAGGTTTATTTAGAGTTTTTGGGATTTATTTAGGATTAGTTTGAATTTATTTGGTGTTAAGCTGGATTTATTTGGGGTTATTTTAggtttatttagaatttttaggACATATTTGGAATTATTTTGGGGTTATCCTGGGTATATTTAGGATTTATTTAGGGTTATTTTAGGTTTATTTAAAGAGTTTGGGGTTATTTGGGATTATGCtggatttatttgggatttattttagtttatttagaacattttttttttaggatttttttggGTTATTTTGGGTTTATTTAGAATATTTGGGGGTTATTTTTGGTTATTTTAGGTTTATTTAGAATAGTTAGGAATTATGTAGGGTTATTTTAGGTTTATTTAGAATATTTAGGGTTACTTTAGGTTGATTTGGGATTATGCTggatttatttaggatttattTGGGATTATGATGGATTTATTTGAGATTTgggatttattttagtttatttagaaAAATTTTCTAGGATATATTTGGgatctccttctgtctgtcttctgTCTGTCTTGTATGTAAATATTACCGTGTGTGCACCTTTTTAATATGAGGGTCATGAATATTTTAAGTAGTGCGATTGTAACGGtcattaatgataataataatatcatgaaTCATCATAAGACATTACACTCTTATAGGATGGTCGTTCCTATAGCGCCAAAAACGTACAAAAAATAAGCTAGAAGCCTTAATTGAATCCTGTCTGCCGTGGGAACTAATTACCTGAATTTTCCTGAAATAAGATACATCCCCTAGTCAAACGTCACGAGGAACAGAATAGCTGTCGAGTGAACATAGTGTCGCTCAGTGTCATTTGTACTGCTTAGCGCACAGAGCATCCATACGCGCCGAAGCGGATTAAAGGATTAACGCGTTGTAGgtcgattttaaaaaaataataatctgcgTTCCATTTAGGCGGATGGGAAACAAAATCCTTTCTTTTACAATAGAAGAGGGGAAaactccctgtgtgtgtgtgatgtgactTTAATATCGTCATATGTGTAATTTTAGAGCTACAGCTttattctcctttttttctttcacacccAATCAAAAATGTTCCTGTGTTTCAGtttagttttttaatttttatttcttaaacaataACACCAAGCAGGACCTCTTTATCTGTTAAATTATCATCTCTTATCATAGAGAATGGGGGGTCGTGGCCTATAAACCTCAGAGtgcatagaaataaaataaaaaaaaaaaacctgtgttaaaaattaaatggtaacaataaaaaaaaaaatgagacaaacattTGGAGCCACATGTCATGTCAGATTttttgggggcggggggtgCGGGGGGTGTTGAAATGTGATGTAAGAGCAGCTCTGAAGCTTAAACCCTAAAAGTGTGACCGCGATCATTTAAAATAACGTCAGTAATAACGTCTCACTACTggtgtacatttttattcagtttttcatCGGGGTAGTGTTGTGCATGGGTCGTtttccttgttttctttcttcttttttttttttaacactttatttagtGGTCAAAACTTAAAGAAAATTTCACAATAAGAGCACTTacaaactgtgttttgttttgttttttgtctttttaaattgtACTCAATCGTCATGTTAAGATGGTTTACAACGCAGCATTTCCTTCCAAGAGTAGTTCAGCCTGATTTACTTGGCAAGCAGCGATTCCTCAGCGgtaaccctggtcctggaggtTACGCTGATGACTTAAGTGATGGCAGAAAGATTCGGTGCGTCACTGCACAGGGTTGAGCACGGCTTTGTCCCGGTGAAGCGTCGCTGCGTTGTTCTTGGCGAGCTGCGCTTTGGGCACTTTGCATGCTCTGTCCTTGTTTTTCTGGAGGTGCTCCCAGTACTTGACGAGCTCGCTCGGGCGAAACTCGTGCGAGGTGATGAGCTGGCTGTATTTGCAGCTGGAGTAGGAAACCTTCCAGTGGTTGAAGAGAAACTCGTTGGGCGGCAGCATGGGTTCTATGTTGAGTTTGGAGAGACAGAGTCCGACATAGACGTCCTCCAGGTGCAGCCTGCGTATGCTCAGGGATGTGGCGTAGATCCGCTTGGCCATGTCGCCGGAGAAGACGTAGCCGGTTCCCGAGCAAAACGTGGGGTAGCTTCCGCTGGGGTACAACTCGGGAGGCATGTACCATTTGCTGTCCTTGTTTCGATTGGGCTTGTAGCCTCGCATGAGGTACCCGGTGAAGTACATCTCCCGCGGGACGTTCGCTTTGAGGAGCTTGTGGACGAGGTACTCGGTGTTTATGAACATGTCGCTGTCTGCTTTCATGACGTACTTGGCTTTCGGGCAGTACCTCGACACCCAGTGCATCCCCATCAGCGTCTTGATGGTGAGGTTGTAGTAGGAGTCGACGTAATCCTGCTGGATAATGTCGCGATGTTGTTGACTCTCCGCCCTGAGGGAGTGCTGCTGTAGATCGCGCAGCCCCGAATCACGCGCGCTGTCTTTCACGCCCAGTAGAAACAGGCGCACGGTTCCTTCAGCCACGCTTTCGTTGCCCCACGTCTTCCGAATGGCATTCCTGGCTTCTGCGTTGTGAGGCTCGACTGGAATTAGCAGCACTAGGAAAGTGTTATTTTTCCTGCACTTGTCCGGTTCGTTGATGATGTACTTGTAAGGTTCGACTTTAAGGAAGCTTTCCGCGTTCTCTTCCTTGGCTAAACTCCGATTCGATCCCATGGCGGTCCTTAACGCCGGCTGAGTTGAAACAAGGGTGCCATTCACCAGGGACCTGGTCGGTGAATGATTCGGCGTCGCCGCCACTTCTTTCTCGAAGGTCGGCTTGTCCATGATTCGGCGGAAGAAGATGATGAGGACGACGCATCCCAGCAAAGCGAGCAATCCCGCTACTCGCGCGTAACAGTGCCGACGCCTGCACCGCATGGTTCTCCTGCTCGGGTCCGTTCAGACGCTGAAAGACCTGCAGGCAGAGAGAAGCTTGATTAATTACAGGTGAAATATTAATAacgctacaaaaaaaaacactagcgTCACAAGCATGAATATAAAGCTGCACGTTTTTCACGTCATCTTAAATAACGCAAAAAAGAACATGACACAAAGAAGTTACATCGCGGGTGATAGCCACAATCACCACCATTCTGAGACCaacccttccttccttccggGGGGGTatttatttgatcttttttctcgttttttatttgaatgctGCCCACACTGTAGGCTTCTGCATGACTGAATGGGGCTGATTGATTTCCAGCGCTTGCGAAAGGTTGAATGTGGCACGTCATCACTCAGAGAAATGTCTCCAGGCTCGTTTATTCCCGCAGCTCGACAGTTACGGTGAACATGCCGGCGTTATTCATGGATTTCCcgaagacagacaggcagacaggtgCCAGCGTCAGGGCCCGGATCCAGCCGACGTTTCGGGTTTCATCTGTGCAGCTGTTTTACCccgggggagggggggtatGTAAAGTAGATGAGTGCTGTGTATGGGGTATTTGGGGTGTTACAGTAGGGCAAAACGCTACAGCAGGAGTTGCTATATACAGCAagctaaaaatatataaagtaatagaaacatttttacCCCAAAAtttccttcttgtttttttttttttctgtctctcgttctctttctctgttttttttttttaataattttttaccTTTTCTTGTTTCTCTTCAAATTGTACGTGTCATTTACCACCACCTTTATGACCTTAAGACATTATGGCGGGGGTGATTGCATGCAAACCTATATATGGCGATGTGCACTGATCACGTGTCGTAAAACCGTCTTGgagaatttaaaatttttttttttttttccctttccttcaCCGGTTTGCACTGGTTGTAATAAGGGCACAGGCATTCAAGTGGAAACTTGTGCGATCAGTTGTTTTCAGCTCCTCTTTAATCCACGGCTTTACGCAGAGATCGGTGTACGCTCGtcccaaaaacaaaaagccCACCCCAACAACTGTTGATCACCTTTCCCCTAGTTATAGTCAGTGAAGGAGTGTGACATGGAGACCTGTGTTCCAGAAGCAAGCCCTTCAGAGGAAGCACAACTCGGGAACATGTGTCACggcccttttttttaaaacccgctTTTACGATTATTTACATTAACTATGATCCATTGTTGACATGATGGTTCACGACACCACCAGACACCCCCTGCTTGAATCATGAAGGCTAGTTTCAGCTTCTCCGCAGCGCACAGCTGCCGACTCGGAACAAAGAGCTGCTTGTGACCAGGAAGAACCACACGAAGGCAGGAGTACAGGTTAAAGGtcaccggggggggggggagtgagagaaatgacccaaaaaaaaccaacccaaaTGGCGTGTTTCGAGTCACATCCTACAGAGTCGAAAGTATGTCACGACTCGCGTTTTCGTCAGAAGCGGAGGAAGACTACGCTCCGGCGCTCTCGGATCCCTGACCTTATACGCCTGTGTGCATTCGTTCTCTCCTGCTTAAAGAAGGTTATGTTTGCATGCTGATGTAAATGAACTCTCCATCCGTATCTGCCGTGCGTTCAGGGCAGAAAAACGACCGTCACGGGGACTCGCCATCAACACAACAAAGTTGCTTTCGTTTTTGTGCCTTCCTGTGTACAAAAGCAACAAACGACGCTCGTGGCTCTGTGTGTTGATAcggatatatatttattaatacattaatttatttatttttcattttaaacagaatGTAGAGTACGTGTACATCAACCCGCGTACGTTTCTTCACACATGTTTTGAGGAACAATTTATCACCTCAGCGAGCGACTCGAAAGAATTCTGAGACGCGCGTGTTGAGAGAAATCTGCAATTCCTAACAGCCCCGCATAATCAGTGTTGTCGTTTTTATAAACAGACGGTAAAGGCAGGCTTTTCACGCTACTTTTTCCTGAAGGTCgcgtttaaaaaataataaataaaggcaaAGCAAAGTACATTATTTAACACGGAAAAGGAGGGAAAAATCAACTGTCATTAAATactttcccttttttatttttacttgtttaatttttttccagcatGCTATTGTAAATTGTGGAATTTCCTAAAAAGCTTAATTTTTATCACATCAGTATTACATCCTTGTTACTGGCTACATATTTAAACACTAGCTAAGGACTACGGTATATACAGTAGTATCGGAATTTGCTGATGatgaacattaaaaaacaatcaCACCAGTGAACGAAAGAGCACTCTGACGTACAAAGCGATATTTTTAACACTTCCTCATATCAAATTTAAGTACGAACAAACAAATCTCATGCAAACGTTTTGCGCCAGTGTTCGTCTGCTAACGACGGCCAGATGTTGGAGCATTTAatagggtttatttatttttttttaaaattatataaacatttctctCCATCTGTTCGGTTCTCTCTGACTGTTCTGCTGGTGGGATATTAACGGGTGCCCTTTTTTTGCATAAACGTTTTCAGGGATAAAAACTGATGCGGAGCGTTTTTGGGTTTGGctctgcattaaaaaaacaacaaaaaacacgtGTAAAATTAACAAAACCTGTTTTAGTGACTCTCGGGATGCACTTGAGTTTGAACATGTAGGAAGCTAGCTCAAATGCACACTGaaaattttgtctttttttttttgctgacacctgatgatgatgatgatgatgataatgacgGTGGTTTATGCATACGCATTATAACCCATTTGCTGATGTACCGCATCATGCAGTTTTTCAGAAAAGCGAAGAAACAAACAGGCggtggggggtgggtgggggggtttgggggaATTGCGTGGCGTCGAGTGCAGCCTGACGTACATACCTTTCACAGAACGGAAGCTGTCGCTCAGAGATAACGGCACGCTCGCCATGGGTGTGCCTCGTTTTTACCGGCGCATGCTGGCAGCCCGACTCGTGCCGCTTTCCCGTGCGCATGATTTTAACGCGCTTCGGCGCTTTCGCAATCCCGTCCAAGAGCCTACTTTCCCCCTCAAAATGCTCCTCTCACCACAGCCGAGAATGTGGACtcgtgtggtgtttttttttcttcttcgttgtttttttttttgtgtttaagaCTCCTCCTCGTGTATATTAGTCACTCCCAAGGGTGGAACCCGAATCAAGATGACCGGGGCTTGAAGCTGAGATCTTTcacggcgtgtgtgtgtgtgttgctaggCAGAACGGtcgcctttttttcttttttttttttttttatccacgtTTGTGCTCCTGCGTTCTCTCAGTTTCTTTCCTTCGTCTCTGCAGCTGCGTCTGACGGTCTATTTTTACCCACTGCCGCTTCGTGAGGCGTTCATCCGCGCTCCCGCTGAACACTGTGTTGCCTTGCTGTTCTTGCGCTACCACTGTGTGCTgggggaagggaagggaagggaaatgCTAGTGtacttggctgtgtgtgtgtgcgcacttcaCTCACGTGACCCTTTTATCTTCCCTCCCACCACATTAACAGGCCACAGAAagggtgtctctctctctttctcttgctcatCCAGCTGTGTAGTCTCCGTGTGTTTTGCCAGGATCCTTCTGTAAACTGATCTTTCATGTGGCTTCGTTCGCATCACGAATGATttgctacagtgtgtgtgttcgtgtgtgtgaggggggggggggaacacgTACACATCAGATTTGCAGAAAGAAGCTTTCACACACTAGACAGATTAGGCTACAGTGGCAGGAAACATGCTTCTTTCACTAACCGAATGTGCGTGGAAGAGGCCGGAACCTTATTGTAATTGTTAGGATTTTTGTCGTAAAGACAAGCGAGACTGGGCCCGTTCGACCAAACTGTGGCGCTGTAGCTCTagcacacttttatttttatttttttgttttgggcaGTATCTCATGAGTCCTGTGCTCCTACAAACAAAACGCTGGGTTTTGAACTgtttagctccacccacttaGTTTTGTCAAATTTGGTGAGGAAAATACTTGGGAGATTGTGACATTTGGAAACAAAATGGCCACCATGTGTTCATCTTTATTAAAGTCCTCATTTGCAGCACCGTAACGCTTATTTGATGGATCggagcagggtttttttttgtttgtttgtttttgtttttctgttgatttggTCACCTTTCTAGATCTAGTAGCTTCCACATTTAGTTCCTAGTGGTCAAAATAGGAACTGCAGCATGCACTAATAAATGGTTGCACACTGAGGGAGGAATGATGCTGCCGCACGCTTTGGGGGAGGAACAGCAGACTGGACCGTTTCccacagggttgccagattgtgctagtttaaaaaataatccaccAAGATCCTGTTTTATACCAAATAATCTGAGTTGATTTCTAATCAGTTTTTTGCAGAATAAAAGCcaaagtgtaaatgtaaaaggtgtgtgtgtgtgtgtgtgtgtgtgtgagccgtTTCTGTTTGGGTCAGATTGGGTCAGAAAACTGGGTGTTGTACAGGCTCGTAGATGTTTAATTTAATGACTAAACGAAAGTCCGGTTAGATGGTAGTTAATGTGTGCTTACGTTCGTAAATGTTTTACTTCAGGCTACCAGTGTCCAACCCAAGCAGTGAAAATCTCTTCAGGAAGCTTGTTCGTAATCCAGCATCCAATTTAAAAGTACATATACGCCGAAAATTGCTTGCGGTATGAAGTCTGAGGTAATAGCATTGGCATGGCTTGTTGGGTTGGAAAGTACCAAAGCGGATGTGATCCAGCATGTGGACAGGGAAGACAGAGACCTGTTATGTAAATGTCGGGCAGATAGCGCAGGTATGACGAGCGCGGTACAACGATGGAATTCAAACCTGTCTGTTGTGTTTATGcagttggaaaattgctgtttCATCGCATTCGTAAGGGTTATtaatagagatgcaccgatgtatcggccgttAAAGGCTGTTTTTCCCGCTATCGATAGTTTAAAAAACGtacgatgatcagggccgaatgtatcctgtcaatcaaacgaGGGCGGgaaaaacacatcgattttgtaaagatgatgtctcttgtgtgggaTGATGACAAAACAGCAGTTTGTAAACTCTGTAAGCTCTGGACTGCTAAAATTTTTTACACCGGAAGTAGCAGCAATGAAACGAgcagaacaccccccccccccactactACTATgaagtagtatatttcatatgtagttaatgttaatgagttaatatcatccaaaaaaaagatttatattaggcctacatattaccagtttgatgttcagtgatgaagtagaaatgtgtttgtggtgagtgaatgtgaaaaccatcaggaggttttttagaattcttCTCCTCTTTGTCTGGCCTTTTCCCATATCTACTTGGGATCAGCTCTCCTAGTCTTGTGCCTCCATATTGCTCTGTTCTGGGTCGTCGTTGGGTCTATATTGTCTCTAGCGAGGCCTTTATttataacatccatccatgttaTGCGGGTTCTTCCACGGCTTCTCTTTCCTGTACCAAGCTCCAGCACTTTTCTGGTCATGTGGTATTCTGGTTTTCTCGTCACATGTCCATACCATCGTAGACGCGCTTCAGTCAAATTTTCAGGTAGTGGTCTGACTTTAAAACTGCCCCTGATGTATTGTTTGGAACCTTATTTAGGAGTGTCAACCCTGTAGACCATCTCAGCattctcatttcatttacacttagCTTTTCTGTCTGCTGTTTTTTAAGTGGCCAGCATTCAGCACCATATGTTAAAGCAGGTCTCACAGCGGACTTATAAATCTTGCCTTTGATTTGCACTGGCATTCTTTTGTCACAGAGCACTCCTGTTAAACTTTTCCTTTTCAGCCACGCTGCATTCGCGCAACTCGAGATATTGGCGTCAGTAGAGCCATCGCTAGATAGAATGCTACTGAGGTATTTAAAATTGGTGACTGGGTTAAGTGCAGAGTTTTGGAGCGAAATTGTGTAATGTTCGTTGCTGTATGAAAAGTTGCAGTGCATATATTCGGTCTTCTGTCTGCTTATTATAAGGCCAGCATTTTCCAGCACAGCTCTCCATTCTTCCAGGTGTTGTTGGAACTCTCTTGGGTCTTCGCTGATAAGGACGACATCGTCTGCGTAGAGAATGTCCCAGGGTGTTGAATGCTGCACCTCCGCCGTTACGTAATTCATCACCAGGTTAAAAAGTAGGGGGCTGAGTGCCGTACCTTGATAAACTCCTACTCTCACTTCAAAACAGTCGCTGATTCTTGCTGGGCAACGCACCTTAGTGGTTATGCCTTCGTACATGTCAGCCACTATATTGATGAGACATTCGGGCACTTTTTGTGATCGTTGAGCTTGCCATATTAGTGGTCTCGGAACATGGTCGAAAGCTTTTTCTAAATCTATAAACACCATGTGTAGATCTTTCTTGTTGTGTCTATGCTTTTCCATAAGGATTCAAATCGTATGTATAGCATCGATTGTTGATTTTTCTGCAACGAATCCGCACTGGTTTTCAGTGACATTAGTTAGATGCAacaattttctatttattaccCGTTCCCAGATTT contains:
- the LOC128609771 gene encoding beta-1,3-galactosyltransferase 2 — translated: MRCRRRHCYARVAGLLALLGCVVLIIFFRRIMDKPTFEKEVAATPNHSPTRSLVNGTLVSTQPALRTAMGSNRSLAKEENAESFLKVEPYKYIINEPDKCRKNNTFLVLLIPVEPHNAEARNAIRKTWGNESVAEGTVRLFLLGVKDSARDSGLRDLQQHSLRAESQQHRDIIQQDYVDSYYNLTIKTLMGMHWVSRYCPKAKYVMKADSDMFINTEYLVHKLLKANVPREMYFTGYLMRGYKPNRNKDSKWYMPPELYPSGSYPTFCSGTGYVFSGDMAKRIYATSLSIRRLHLEDVYVGLCLSKLNIEPMLPPNEFLFNHWKVSYSSCKYSQLITSHEFRPSELVKYWEHLQKNKDRACKVPKAQLAKNNAATLHRDKAVLNPVQ